From Gordonia crocea, the proteins below share one genomic window:
- a CDS encoding ABC transporter ATP-binding protein: MSSLQCTGVDAGYHKNACVRGFDLAVEPGEIVALLGPNGAGKTTVLMTLAGLLPRLGGEVAVGGVALRSGNPRAAVRAGLVLVPDDRALFRNLTCEQHLRLAVRGRAAGRAAVESAVARFPRLGERLGVAAGELSGGEQQMLAIARALLQRPSVLLIDELSMGLAPVVVESILPTLREVAATDQTSIVLVEQHVRLALDVADRAVVLTHGSVALTDDAAALAGDLPRLEAAYLGA, from the coding sequence ATGAGCAGTCTGCAGTGCACCGGCGTCGACGCCGGGTACCACAAGAACGCGTGCGTGCGCGGCTTCGACCTGGCAGTCGAGCCGGGCGAAATCGTGGCGCTGCTCGGTCCCAACGGGGCCGGCAAGACGACCGTGCTGATGACGCTGGCGGGCCTGCTGCCGCGACTGGGCGGCGAAGTCGCCGTCGGCGGTGTCGCGCTGCGGTCGGGGAACCCGCGCGCCGCGGTGCGGGCCGGGCTGGTGCTGGTACCCGACGACCGGGCACTGTTCCGGAACCTCACGTGTGAGCAGCACCTGCGCCTGGCAGTGCGCGGCCGGGCTGCGGGGCGAGCCGCGGTCGAGTCCGCCGTCGCCCGTTTCCCACGGTTGGGCGAACGGCTGGGCGTCGCCGCCGGCGAGCTGTCCGGCGGCGAGCAGCAGATGCTCGCCATCGCCCGGGCCCTGTTGCAGCGCCCCTCGGTGCTGCTGATCGACGAGCTGAGCATGGGCCTGGCGCCCGTCGTCGTCGAATCGATCCTGCCGACCCTGCGCGAGGTCGCCGCCACCGACCAGACCTCTATCGTGCTCGTCGAGCAGCACGTGCGGTTGGCCCTCGACGTGGCCGACCGGGCGGTCGTGCTCACGCACGGCAGCGTCGCGCTCACCGACGACGCCGCGGCCCTGGCCGGCGACCTGCCCCGGTTGGAAGCCGCCTATCTCGGGGCTTGA
- a CDS encoding branched-chain amino acid ABC transporter permease/ATP-binding protein: MDYLAFFVMGIGNGAVYAALGLALVMTYKSSGVVNFATGAIALYTAYTYAFLRQGVLLNPIPGFDAKIDLGTKLGVLPAIAAALLVAAVLGVLLYLVVFRPLRTAPALAKAVAAIGVMLVLQALITLRVGEDSPTVRPIFGSGSITIGSQGITTDRIWLAVVIIGLAVCAGLVLRYTRFGIATEAAAESEKGALVTGLSPDKIAVANWALSSVTAGLAGILIAPLTTLSPYAYSLFLVPALAAALVGNFTSIGITVGAGLAIGMLMSEAAKLQNTFDWLPQYGLGEAVPLILILAFLLIRGQAIPGRGALIRQDLGRAPRPNRLILPTLVGAAIVLAALYLTSGSLRLNIIVSLIFAIIALSQVVITGYAGQVSLAQLTLAGAGAFALSRIVADWGLPFPIAPLVAVLFATMIGIVVGLPSLRVRGLSLMVATLALAVFLEQAWFQNPDLNGQAAQLERGDQGAALPIPAPKLFGIDMAVGSGSGYRISFGVLCLVVLIACALGVAFLRRSRLGGAMLAVRANERSAAAAGINVGATKLIAFAIASFIAGIGGTLLAYQQQNANASAFAVFAGIGLFAAFYIAGVTSISGAMLGGILAPGALLAFVTDRYLHLGNYYMVATGILLVLTVITSPDGITGHLHRIPLPDWLRGRSTLAALGPDDEPVAVIPAATEFGERPKPVLAVNDITVSYGPITAVNSVDLDLRPGEIVGLIGPNGAGKTTFVDAISGFAESTGQIQLGDVDLAALSPHRRARAGLGRSFQDIELYEELSVAENVGVGVARGDRDVAGSVGRALRLLEITDLADTLAADLSQGQRQLVSVARVLAGRPAVALLDEPAAGLDTTESRWLGERLRAAANGGVTMLLIDHDMDLVLSLCDRVVVLDLGEAIASGPPELIRADPGVIRAYLGTADHSDTAAGDTATADSEEVQS; the protein is encoded by the coding sequence ATGGACTACCTCGCCTTTTTCGTCATGGGCATCGGCAACGGCGCCGTCTACGCGGCGCTCGGCCTCGCCCTGGTGATGACCTACAAGAGCTCCGGAGTCGTCAACTTCGCCACCGGCGCCATCGCGCTTTACACGGCCTATACCTACGCCTTCCTCCGTCAGGGAGTACTGCTGAACCCGATCCCCGGCTTCGACGCCAAGATCGACCTCGGCACCAAACTCGGCGTGCTGCCGGCGATCGCCGCGGCACTGCTCGTCGCCGCCGTCCTCGGCGTGCTGCTCTACCTCGTCGTCTTCCGGCCGCTGCGCACCGCTCCGGCGCTGGCGAAAGCGGTTGCCGCCATCGGTGTGATGCTCGTGCTGCAGGCGCTGATCACCCTGCGCGTCGGGGAGGACTCCCCGACGGTCCGCCCGATCTTCGGGTCCGGGTCGATCACCATCGGGTCGCAGGGGATCACCACCGACCGGATCTGGTTGGCCGTGGTGATCATCGGCCTGGCCGTGTGCGCCGGGCTGGTCCTGCGCTACACCCGGTTCGGCATCGCCACCGAGGCGGCCGCGGAATCGGAGAAGGGCGCGCTGGTCACCGGCCTGTCCCCCGACAAGATCGCCGTCGCCAACTGGGCGCTGTCCTCGGTCACCGCCGGCCTGGCCGGAATCCTCATCGCCCCGCTGACGACGCTGAGCCCCTACGCCTACAGCCTGTTCCTGGTGCCGGCGCTGGCCGCCGCCCTCGTCGGCAACTTCACCAGCATCGGCATCACCGTCGGCGCCGGGTTGGCCATCGGCATGCTCATGAGCGAGGCCGCCAAGCTGCAGAACACCTTCGACTGGCTCCCGCAATACGGTCTGGGCGAGGCGGTGCCGCTGATCCTCATCCTCGCCTTCCTGCTGATCCGCGGACAGGCCATCCCCGGGCGCGGCGCCCTCATCCGGCAAGACCTCGGCCGGGCCCCGCGGCCCAACCGGCTCATCCTCCCGACCCTCGTCGGCGCGGCGATCGTCCTCGCCGCGCTGTACCTGACGTCGGGAAGCCTGCGGCTCAACATAATCGTCAGCCTGATCTTCGCCATCATCGCGCTGTCCCAGGTCGTCATCACCGGCTATGCCGGGCAGGTGTCGCTGGCCCAGCTCACCCTCGCCGGCGCCGGAGCCTTCGCACTGTCGCGCATCGTCGCCGACTGGGGGCTGCCGTTCCCGATCGCACCGCTGGTCGCGGTTCTCTTCGCGACGATGATCGGCATCGTCGTCGGCCTGCCGTCGCTACGGGTCCGCGGGCTGTCCCTGATGGTCGCCACCCTGGCGCTCGCCGTGTTCCTCGAACAGGCCTGGTTCCAAAACCCCGACCTCAACGGGCAGGCCGCCCAACTCGAGCGGGGCGACCAGGGCGCGGCGCTGCCCATCCCGGCCCCGAAACTGTTCGGCATCGACATGGCCGTCGGGTCCGGCTCCGGCTATCGCATCTCCTTCGGCGTGCTGTGCCTGGTGGTGTTGATCGCCTGCGCCCTCGGCGTCGCCTTCCTGCGGCGCAGCCGTCTCGGCGGCGCGATGCTGGCGGTGCGCGCCAACGAGCGTTCCGCGGCCGCCGCGGGGATCAACGTCGGCGCCACCAAACTCATCGCCTTCGCCATCGCCTCGTTCATCGCCGGCATCGGCGGCACACTGCTCGCCTACCAGCAGCAGAACGCCAACGCCTCGGCGTTCGCGGTCTTCGCCGGCATCGGCCTGTTCGCAGCCTTCTACATCGCCGGGGTGACCTCGATCTCCGGGGCGATGCTCGGCGGCATCCTGGCCCCCGGCGCCCTGCTGGCGTTCGTGACCGATCGCTACCTGCACCTGGGCAACTACTACATGGTCGCCACCGGCATCCTGCTGGTGCTCACCGTGATCACCAGCCCCGACGGCATCACCGGGCACCTGCACCGGATTCCGTTGCCGGATTGGCTGCGCGGCCGGTCGACGCTCGCTGCCCTGGGTCCCGACGACGAGCCCGTTGCCGTCATCCCGGCGGCGACGGAATTCGGCGAACGGCCCAAGCCGGTTCTCGCGGTCAACGACATCACCGTCTCCTACGGCCCGATCACCGCGGTCAACAGTGTCGACCTCGATCTGCGGCCCGGCGAAATCGTCGGGCTCATCGGACCCAACGGTGCCGGCAAGACGACCTTCGTCGACGCGATCAGCGGTTTCGCCGAGTCGACCGGCCAGATCCAGCTGGGCGACGTCGACCTGGCCGCCCTGTCGCCGCACCGACGGGCACGCGCCGGGTTGGGCCGCAGCTTCCAAGACATCGAGTTGTATGAGGAACTGTCCGTCGCGGAGAACGTCGGCGTCGGGGTGGCCCGCGGCGACCGGGACGTGGCGGGGTCGGTCGGGCGCGCGCTGCGCCTGCTGGAGATCACCGATCTGGCCGACACCCTCGCCGCCGACCTTTCCCAGGGTCAGCGCCAATTGGTGTCGGTGGCCCGCGTCTTGGCCGGGCGTCCGGCCGTCGCCCTGCTCGACGAGCCGGCCGCCGGGCTGGACACCACCGAGAGTCGCTGGCTGGGCGAGCGCCTGCGCGCCGCCGCCAACGGCGGGGTGACGATGCTGCTCATCGACCACGACATGGACCTGGTGCTCAGCCTCTGCGACCGCGTCGTCGTACTCGACCTGGGCGAAGCCATCGCCAGCGGTCCACCAGAACTGATCCGCGCCGACCCCGGGGTGATCCGCGCCTATCTCGGTACGGCCGACCACAGCGACACCGCCGCCGGTGATACCGCCACGGCTGATTCCGAAGAGGTACAGTCATGA
- a CDS encoding ABC transporter substrate-binding protein, whose translation MNVRRTIRSAAAIGAAGALALGVLTACSSDDSNDAGPTTDLPTSPAAGEPIKIGFIGAEGGVVALPQLRAAAEATAKYLNDNAGGINGHKVDLVVCNQQEDPASATKCANEMVEKKVAVVAVPMTSQGAVMLPIIARSGIPYVAQAPVSAVEMGAPGGFMISGGSVAVLKAQAQTAAKEGVKKFTMLIGDSGDAAASIGQMAQLFFKPAGIEVKTVIIPSNVADPTPQITAGLADKPDAVTILGDTRQCIAGLKALKSAAPTVKKYLIATCLDKKVTEAVGEDAVEGAKAFTTVVTTGDDPSVVQYRSVLAKYAPDVDPHGVGYLGYQVISSIAEVGHSLPAGPVTAAQFKAAFAAAKDLPVPAAPGLTFTCNGKAFPKAPNLCGTSMLVSTVGPDGVLEDSTVVN comes from the coding sequence ATGAATGTGCGGCGAACGATTCGCTCGGCCGCCGCGATCGGCGCGGCCGGCGCCTTGGCGCTGGGCGTGCTGACGGCTTGTTCGAGTGACGACAGCAACGATGCTGGGCCGACCACCGACCTGCCCACCTCGCCCGCCGCCGGTGAGCCGATCAAGATCGGATTCATCGGCGCCGAGGGTGGCGTCGTCGCCCTTCCGCAGCTGCGCGCGGCAGCCGAGGCCACCGCCAAGTACCTCAACGACAACGCCGGCGGCATCAACGGGCACAAGGTCGACCTGGTCGTCTGCAACCAGCAGGAAGACCCCGCGTCGGCCACCAAGTGCGCCAACGAGATGGTGGAGAAGAAGGTCGCCGTCGTCGCGGTCCCGATGACCTCGCAGGGAGCGGTGATGCTCCCGATCATCGCCCGCTCGGGCATTCCCTACGTCGCGCAGGCCCCGGTGTCCGCGGTCGAGATGGGCGCCCCCGGCGGCTTCATGATCTCCGGCGGCTCGGTGGCCGTCCTCAAGGCCCAGGCGCAGACCGCGGCCAAGGAAGGCGTCAAGAAGTTCACCATGCTCATCGGTGACTCCGGCGATGCCGCCGCCTCCATCGGCCAGATGGCCCAGCTGTTCTTCAAGCCGGCCGGCATCGAGGTGAAGACGGTCATCATCCCGTCCAACGTCGCCGACCCGACGCCGCAGATCACCGCCGGCCTCGCCGACAAGCCCGACGCCGTGACGATTCTCGGCGACACCCGCCAGTGCATCGCCGGCCTCAAGGCCCTCAAGTCCGCGGCGCCGACGGTGAAGAAGTACCTCATCGCCACCTGCCTGGACAAGAAGGTCACCGAAGCCGTCGGTGAAGACGCGGTCGAGGGCGCCAAGGCCTTCACCACCGTCGTCACCACCGGCGACGACCCGTCGGTGGTCCAGTACCGCTCGGTGCTGGCCAAGTACGCCCCCGACGTCGACCCGCACGGCGTGGGCTACCTGGGCTACCAGGTGATCAGCTCGATCGCCGAGGTCGGGCACTCCCTGCCGGCCGGTCCGGTCACCGCAGCGCAGTTCAAGGCCGCGTTCGCCGCCGCCAAGGACCTGCCGGTGCCCGCTGCTCCGGGCCTGACCTTCACCTGCAACGGCAAGGCCTTCCCCAAGGCGCCCAACCTGTGCGGTACGTCAATGCTCGTCTCCACGGTCGGCCCCGACGGCGTCCTTGAGGACAGCACCGTCGTCAACTAA
- a CDS encoding DUF732 domain-containing protein gives MARIGLAAGAAGLVVGVCAGCGGDDSTASAPITATPVTTTQFESPTSIAAPSGTDTSKPGMPATAPNPSTTQPSDFPGSTTKAGAPAEPLDGKAQRYLDALKRQHVTIMGDTDNSIALTMAKFVCDQRNKNGDPTSMKAFVVAAVGPGEKTVEAANIKADKVIRAAHENYC, from the coding sequence TTGGCACGAATCGGGCTCGCCGCGGGCGCGGCCGGGTTGGTCGTGGGTGTGTGCGCGGGCTGCGGCGGCGATGATTCGACGGCGAGTGCGCCGATCACCGCGACCCCGGTGACGACCACGCAGTTCGAGTCGCCGACGTCGATCGCCGCCCCGTCGGGCACCGACACGTCCAAGCCGGGGATGCCGGCGACCGCGCCCAACCCGTCGACCACCCAGCCCAGCGACTTCCCCGGCTCCACGACCAAGGCCGGTGCGCCCGCCGAGCCGCTCGACGGCAAGGCCCAGCGCTACCTCGACGCACTCAAGCGCCAGCACGTCACCATCATGGGCGACACCGACAACTCCATCGCCCTGACGATGGCCAAGTTCGTGTGCGACCAGCGCAACAAGAATGGCGACCCCACGTCGATGAAGGCTTTTGTCGTCGCCGCGGTGGGCCCGGGCGAGAAGACCGTTGAGGCGGCAAACATCAAGGCCGACAAAGTCATTCGCGCCGCTCACGAGAACTACTGCTGA
- a CDS encoding cutinase family protein, translating into MTTEKTGAGRFRRWLIVFLILVAVIALILWILRACAPQKPTPPQPPPPPAKQSADCPDVEVVVIPGTWESSAKDDPFNPRANPKSLMLRVSSALGKKYSANRARIYTIPYTAEFRNPTNLGDRQADYDVSRRQGYMRTAGHITAVNKRCPLTTFVVMGFSQGAVIAGDVASNIGNDRGVLEEKDEHLVLGVGLIADGRRVADQQNNIGPNPPGVGAEVALGVFGHLVPGITMNGARDGGFGSLRDRVSGICAPGDLICDSPTIRNPLGAVGQLVNASRNPIHAMYATPKYWSLNGATATQWMYAWAVGLINGAPHPEHF; encoded by the coding sequence ATGACGACCGAGAAGACGGGTGCGGGACGGTTCCGTCGGTGGTTGATCGTCTTCCTGATCCTCGTCGCGGTGATCGCGCTGATCCTGTGGATCCTGCGCGCCTGCGCACCTCAGAAGCCGACCCCGCCGCAGCCGCCGCCCCCGCCGGCGAAGCAGTCGGCCGACTGCCCCGACGTCGAGGTCGTCGTGATTCCCGGTACCTGGGAGTCCTCGGCCAAAGACGACCCGTTCAACCCGCGGGCCAACCCCAAGTCGCTGATGTTGCGGGTGTCCTCGGCACTGGGGAAGAAGTACTCGGCCAACCGAGCGCGGATCTACACGATCCCCTACACCGCGGAGTTCCGGAACCCCACCAATCTCGGCGACCGCCAGGCCGACTACGACGTCTCCCGGCGGCAGGGCTACATGCGCACCGCGGGGCACATCACCGCGGTGAACAAGCGGTGCCCGCTGACGACCTTCGTCGTCATGGGCTTCTCGCAGGGGGCCGTGATCGCCGGTGACGTGGCCAGCAACATCGGCAACGACCGCGGCGTGCTGGAGGAGAAGGACGAGCACCTCGTCCTGGGCGTCGGGTTGATCGCCGATGGGCGCCGCGTCGCAGACCAACAGAACAACATCGGGCCCAACCCGCCCGGGGTGGGTGCGGAGGTCGCGCTCGGCGTGTTCGGCCACCTGGTCCCGGGGATCACGATGAACGGCGCGCGCGACGGCGGCTTCGGTTCGCTGCGCGACCGGGTCTCGGGGATCTGCGCACCCGGCGACCTGATCTGCGATTCGCCGACCATCCGCAATCCGCTGGGTGCGGTCGGCCAACTCGTCAACGCCTCGCGCAACCCGATCCACGCGATGTACGCCACACCGAAGTACTGGTCGCTCAACGGCGCCACCGCGACGCAGTGGATGTACGCGTGGGCGGTCGGCCTGATCAACGGGGCACCGCACCCGGAGCACTTCTGA
- a CDS encoding LLM class F420-dependent oxidoreductase translates to MTRKFRFGAGGEGNKEEGGARKFVQLAQTAEEYGFDAFAVPDHLGNQVGPLAALGALSQATSTIRLGTSVLANGFRHPAILAKEATTIDVLSKGRLELGIGAGWMKDEFDKAGIEFESPGTRIRRLDEALTILDGLMRGETVDFDGEFYQIKGLEGSPRPRQGPRPPIAVGAGGPKMLALAAKHADIISIAPGTTPDGKMKLSDMTLDATAARVDRVREAAGDRFDEIELNWTIAVIVITDDRVATAEMALKALDQGYPPNIVRDTEFTVDDVLSSPYIAIGSFEEIADQIRQVRERTSMSFVGVFPTQMDAFAPIIPILKGE, encoded by the coding sequence ATGACCCGGAAGTTCCGCTTCGGAGCCGGTGGTGAGGGCAACAAGGAAGAGGGCGGCGCACGCAAGTTCGTCCAGCTCGCCCAAACCGCTGAGGAGTACGGCTTCGACGCCTTTGCCGTCCCCGACCACCTGGGCAACCAGGTCGGTCCGCTCGCCGCGCTCGGCGCCCTGTCGCAGGCCACCAGCACCATCCGCCTGGGCACGTCGGTCCTCGCCAACGGCTTCCGCCACCCGGCGATCCTGGCCAAAGAGGCCACGACCATCGACGTGCTGTCCAAGGGGCGGCTCGAGCTGGGCATCGGCGCGGGATGGATGAAGGACGAGTTCGACAAGGCCGGCATCGAGTTCGAGTCGCCGGGCACCCGCATCCGCCGGCTCGACGAGGCGCTGACCATCCTCGACGGCTTGATGCGCGGTGAGACCGTCGACTTCGACGGCGAGTTCTACCAGATCAAGGGACTCGAGGGCAGCCCGCGACCGCGGCAGGGCCCCCGCCCGCCGATCGCCGTCGGCGCCGGTGGTCCGAAGATGTTGGCGCTCGCCGCGAAGCACGCCGACATCATCTCCATCGCCCCCGGCACGACGCCCGACGGGAAGATGAAGCTGTCCGACATGACGCTCGACGCCACCGCCGCCCGGGTCGACCGGGTGCGCGAGGCGGCCGGCGACCGGTTCGACGAGATCGAGCTGAACTGGACCATCGCCGTCATCGTCATCACCGACGACCGCGTCGCCACCGCGGAGATGGCGCTCAAGGCGCTCGACCAGGGCTATCCGCCCAACATCGTCCGAGACACCGAGTTCACCGTCGACGACGTTTTGTCCTCGCCGTATATCGCGATCGGCTCCTTCGAGGAGATCGCCGATCAGATCCGGCAGGTGCGCGAGCGTACCTCGATGTCCTTCGTCGGGGTGTTCCCGACGCAGATGGATGCGTTCGCGCCGATCATCCCGATACTTAAGGGAGAGTAA
- the fadD32 gene encoding long-chain-fatty-acid--AMP ligase FadD32 has product MLNTEFEQFLDKEGNLSFTEEATLVDYVERNVRDQADTLAYRFIDYSRERDGEYQDLTWAQFGKRLRAVAARLQQVTKHGDRVAILAPQSLEYVIGFFAALYASNVAVPLFSPDEPGHTDRLHAVLDDCKPTAILTSTKSAEAVRDFFADKPAKERPRVIAVDAVPDSVGSTWVAPVAGKDHNKDTVAYLQYTSGSTRVPAGVEITYLAVAANALQIYDTIEIDLNSRGVTWLPMFHDMGLITVILPALGGRYITIMSPQAFVRRPGRWIKELAAHSDGAGTFAAAPNFAFEHAAARGLPKDGEELDLSNVIGLINGSEPVTVSSMKKFNDAFGPYGLPKTAIKPCYGMAEATLFVSATARENEAKIIYVDREDLNAGHLTVVDEDAPNAVPQVSCGQVAMSQWAVIVDPETNSERTDGVVGEIWLHGLNIGKGYWNKVDETEATFHNKLVQRLESGSHAEGTETDANWMATGDYGVWLDGELYITGRVKDLVIVDGRNHYPQDLEFSAQESSTSLRPGFVAAFSVAANELPSVVFENASSGLTHDPDDSSEQLVIVAERGPGKRVDPQEVADTVRAAIAQRHGVMVRDVLLVPAGSIPRTSSGKIARRATKTAYVDGTLRGGYQQTAFPDAPDQ; this is encoded by the coding sequence ATGCTGAATACCGAGTTTGAACAGTTCCTGGACAAAGAGGGCAACCTCAGCTTCACCGAGGAAGCCACCCTTGTCGACTATGTCGAGCGCAACGTCCGCGACCAGGCCGACACGCTGGCCTATCGCTTCATCGACTACTCGCGCGAACGCGACGGCGAATACCAGGACCTGACCTGGGCTCAGTTCGGCAAGCGCCTGCGCGCGGTGGCCGCCCGCCTGCAGCAGGTGACCAAGCACGGCGACCGCGTCGCCATCCTCGCGCCGCAGTCGCTGGAGTACGTGATCGGCTTCTTCGCCGCGCTGTACGCCAGCAACGTCGCCGTCCCGCTGTTCTCCCCGGACGAGCCCGGCCACACCGACCGCCTGCACGCCGTCCTCGACGACTGCAAGCCCACCGCCATCCTCACCTCGACGAAGTCCGCCGAGGCCGTCCGCGACTTCTTCGCCGACAAGCCCGCCAAGGAGCGCCCGCGCGTCATCGCCGTCGACGCGGTGCCGGACTCCGTCGGCTCGACCTGGGTCGCACCGGTCGCCGGCAAGGACCACAACAAGGACACCGTCGCCTACCTGCAGTACACCTCGGGTTCGACGCGCGTGCCCGCCGGCGTCGAGATCACCTACCTCGCCGTGGCCGCCAACGCGCTGCAGATCTACGACACCATCGAGATCGACCTCAATTCGCGCGGCGTCACCTGGCTGCCGATGTTCCACGACATGGGCCTGATCACGGTGATCCTGCCGGCGTTGGGCGGGCGCTACATCACGATCATGAGCCCGCAGGCGTTCGTGCGGCGCCCGGGTCGGTGGATCAAAGAACTCGCCGCCCACAGCGATGGGGCCGGCACGTTCGCGGCCGCCCCGAACTTCGCCTTCGAACACGCCGCCGCCCGCGGCCTGCCGAAGGACGGCGAGGAACTCGACCTGTCCAACGTCATCGGCCTGATCAACGGCTCGGAGCCGGTCACGGTCAGCTCGATGAAGAAGTTCAACGACGCCTTCGGTCCGTACGGGCTGCCCAAGACCGCCATCAAGCCGTGTTACGGCATGGCTGAGGCCACCCTGTTCGTCTCGGCGACCGCCCGCGAGAACGAGGCGAAGATCATCTACGTCGACCGGGAGGACCTCAACGCCGGTCACCTCACCGTCGTCGACGAGGACGCCCCCAACGCGGTGCCGCAGGTCTCCTGTGGCCAGGTGGCCATGAGCCAGTGGGCCGTCATCGTGGATCCGGAGACCAACAGCGAGCGCACCGACGGAGTCGTCGGCGAGATCTGGCTGCACGGCCTCAACATCGGCAAGGGCTACTGGAACAAGGTCGACGAGACCGAGGCCACCTTCCACAACAAGCTGGTCCAGCGCCTGGAGTCCGGCAGCCACGCCGAGGGCACCGAAACCGATGCCAACTGGATGGCCACCGGCGACTACGGCGTGTGGCTCGACGGCGAGCTCTACATCACCGGTCGCGTCAAGGACCTGGTCATCGTCGACGGCCGCAACCACTACCCGCAGGACCTCGAGTTCAGCGCCCAGGAGTCCAGCACCTCGCTGCGCCCCGGCTTCGTCGCCGCCTTCTCGGTGGCGGCCAACGAGTTGCCGTCGGTCGTGTTCGAGAACGCCAGCAGCGGTCTGACCCATGACCCGGACGACTCGTCGGAACAGTTGGTCATCGTCGCCGAGCGGGGCCCCGGCAAGCGGGTTGACCCGCAGGAGGTCGCCGACACGGTCCGCGCCGCGATCGCCCAGCGCCACGGTGTGATGGTGCGCGACGTGCTGCTGGTCCCGGCCGGCTCGATCCCCCGAACGTCCAGTGGGAAGATCGCGCGCCGCGCGACCAAGACCGCCTACGTCGACGGGACCCTGCGGGGCGGCTACCAGCAGACCGCGTTCCCGGACGCCCCCGACCAGTAA